In Juglans regia cultivar Chandler chromosome 13, Walnut 2.0, whole genome shotgun sequence, the following proteins share a genomic window:
- the LOC109010859 gene encoding plastidial pyruvate kinase 2 has translation MAQVVAIRSIQSSLMCPSTGSIHDRVEKLLKPSTFASKLLVGQEKNSSRIVYSRPMRIVAGRSTRAEPQVIPVSPEDEPNEKFQHLQAQQLLDATPVGVWSKPIVRRKTKIVCTIGPSTNTREMIWKLAEAGMNVARMNMSHGDHSSHQKVIDLVKEYNEQSKDNVIAIMLDTKGPEVRSGDLPQPITLSTGQEFTFTIRRGVGSAECVSVNYDDFVNDVEVGDMLLVDGGMMSLTVKSKTEDSVKCEVIDGGELKSRRHLNVRGKSATLPSITEKDWDDIKFGVDNKVDFYAVSFVKDAEVVHELKNYLQSCGADIHVIVKIESADSIPNLHSIITTSDGAMVARGDLGAELPIEEVPLLQEEIIRICRSMGKAVIVATNMLESMIVHPTPTRAEVSDIAIAVREGADAVMLSGETAHGKFPLKAVKVMHTVALRTEATISGGETPSNLGQAFKNHMSEMFAYHATTMSNTLGTSIVVFTRTGFMGILLSHYRPSGTIFAFTNEKRIQQRLALYQGVCPVYMQFSDDAEETFVNALALLQKQGMVKEGEEVALLQSGRQPIWRFQSTHNIQVRKV, from the exons ATGGCTCAAGTGGTGGCCATTCGATCGATTCAGAGCTCTTTGATGTGCCCCAGCACTGGATCCATTCATGACAGAGTCGAAAAGCTTTTAAAGCCTTCAACTTTTGCTTCCAAACTTCTGGTAGGCCAGGAGAAGAACAGCTCCCGAATCGTTTACTCAAGGCCTATGCGCATTGTCGCCGGGAGATCCACACGTGCTGAGCCCCAAGTCATCCCGGTCTCGCCCGAGGATGAACCCAAT GAGAAGTTCCAGCATTTACAAGCTCAACAGCTTCTTGATGCCACACCGGTGGGCGTGTGGTCCAAGCCGATCGTTAGGCGCAAGACAAAGATCGTATGCACGATCGGTCCTTCTACCAACACGCGGGAGATGATATGGAAGCTGGCTGAGGCGGGAATGAATGTTGCTCGAATGAATATGTCTCATGGAGACCACTCGTCACATCAGAAAGTTATAGATTTAGTCAAGGAATATAACGAACAATCCAAAGACAATGTGATTGCAATCATGCTCGACACCAAG GGTCCTGAAGTTAGGAGTGGGGACCTGCCACAACCAATCACATTATCAACTGGGCAAGAATTCACTTTTACAATTCGAAGAGGGGTTGGCTCGGCAGAGTGTGTTAGTGTGAACtatgatgattttgttaatgaTGTTGAAGTGGGTGACATGCTTCTTGTTGATG GTGGTATGATGTCATTGACGGTGAAGTCCAAGACTGAAGATTCAGTGAAATGTGAAGTTATTGATGGAGGAGAGCTAAAGTCTAGGCGCCACTTAAATGTTCGAGGAAAAAGTGCAACGCTGCCTTCTATCACTG AGAAGGATTGGGATGATATAAAATTTGGAGTGGACAACAAAGTTGACTTCTATGCTGTTTCCTTTGTCAAAGATGCAGAAGTGGTTCATGAACTGAAGAATTATCTGCAAA GCTGTGGTGCAGATATACACGTCATTGTTAAAATTGAAAGTGCAGACTCTATCCCAAATTTGCACTCCATTATCACCACATCTGACGGG GCAATGGTTGCAAGAGGAGACCTTGGTGCAGAGCTCCCAATTGAGGAGGTTCCACTTCTCCAG GAGGAGATAATCCGAATCTGCCGTAGCATGGGGAAGGCTGTTATTGTGGCAACAAATATGCTGGAAAGCATGATTGTACACCCAACACCAACCAGAGCAGAGGTGTCAGACATTGCAATTGCTGTGCGAGAGGGTGCTGACGCAGTTATGCTTTCTGGTGAAACTGCTCATGGAAA GTTCCCATTGAAAGCTGTGAAAGTAATGCACACAGTTGCATTACGAACTGAAGCTACCATATCAGGTGGTGAAACACCATCTAACCTGGGTCAAGCCTTTAAG AACCATATGAGTGAAATGTTTGCATACCATGCAACCACGATGTCTAACACTCTTGGAACCTCAATAGTTGTCTTCACCAGAACTGGTTTCATGGGTATCCTACTGAGTCACTATCGACCTTCTGGCACCATATTTGCCTTTACAAATGA GAAGAGAATACAGCAGAGGTTGGCTTTGTATCAAGGAGTGTGCCCTGTATACATGCAGTTCTCTGATGATGCTGAAGAGACCTTTGTGAATGCCTTAGCTTTACTACAG AAACAAGGGATGGttaaggaaggagaagaggtagCACTTCTTCAGAGTGGACGACAACCCATCTGGCGATTTCAATCCACTCATAACATTCAGGTCCGGAAAGTGTAG
- the LOC109010855 gene encoding protein timeless homolog isoform X1, which yields MDTEGLSIICAGLGIAEEDENGNRVGYSKGEYCLDNLKDLLRFLRRDDPQTRDVFKQVCKWNTVSKDLIPIIEHCQDDYNLVLNAVKVLVFLTMPIERTSNDISQQIEYLWQLKSSITCSDVVAVIVSLLESPLESLECETFTEDDWKLVQLVLTLFRNVLAIQEISLQQKSGGSANQFLLLRDRFLELLFRENLMDLILVISQHIDGSCGFLHHDKFLLLEIFHYIFMGQEPELVAKAHLKGFKVDEDTKSSVGSLKSIMEEEEEKRRLSRLQNMVRHSQFSGTFTRLTMDGSKAVLKGNPTSATRDILLKHHNVPRGPVKRIAWDIGRLTSTKDKILELLHDFVSQFLLGAYNVLMQSIREDIEKEHHAVQNSDVMVFFQVAQFVTSYQYHKLLKSKPNVGSDIFEAFADKDADSTIFRGDICGPIAQSMNEPMFQLVILKWRSAFEGLKETNNYKFLSAAGSLMKTMICMLDLVLKLLPEESKEPRTTRILLYKLFYDQTDQGITQFLLNLIRMFDTHKQPKSDLADLIEIIHKIVRLMENLQARGTLRVARKSRRKRKKSSSSKETENEQLGDCVTIQNEFGISNNEQSADMSICHQGSQTSTNTNGKENIVIPAPVDEPEMAVSQTRKLKGSLPEMGNKGANQANDDLCYGTDDSSGEEQLDATDEVDFNLSTLISAFANNNIIHRLCWLLKFYKSNSASTNHYIICLLRRITEDLELSPMLYQISILTIFHNILVEQNSCPSKEYENLIDFLKSLVRRMLRKMKIQPLLFVEALFWKTRKECHFINAEYLVHEIGSLKKGVKNGDNVPGDGEIGPSQANRWNVRSIADALGEDEADVVISHELGYQSMEENSDKAGGIKENSDNISQSMEQESESAPRRKRRLFLGGEMEGKIKDLYEKFKDDQHCSHLIAKVIDPDGNVSPAQVSNKLRKLGLKVAPRKKMLYVDEHEGERKVVERPHESDVLEGSSLSRTLHSRKRIRAFSEDEEGMIRALYEKFKEHKRCSYMIAKALDSDGKFTALQVSHKLKQLGLCVPRRKMSEANKHLKDENLNDSFRDASHDSDDETLLSLMNRKAKRSLPQSKHESVTAISIQRTSQSDYGNEASEVDIEWDGSDHGRKLEPAGIDIDVAFSQDGLNGSAEAEVTRSGSGNLMVVAAVNNLDHLSGQQRDDELTVLEDNVALIASPKRSLRRRIGRNGSIGVAPDNLDHLSHQQMDDELADSGDEVAPSVSPKNAVTRRKLRVVLDLEDD from the exons ATGGACACGGAAGGCTTATCGATAATCTGTGCCGGTCTCGGAATCGCCGAGGAGGACGAGAATGGCAATCGGGTCGGTTACTCAAAGGGCGAGTACTGTCTAG ATAATTTGAAGGATTTGCTGAGGTTTTTGAGGCGTGACGATCCACAAACTCGTGATGTGTTTAAGCAAGTCTGTAAATGGAACACTGTATCAAAAGATTTGATACCTATTATTGAACACTGCCAAGATGATTATAACTTGGTTTTAAATGCAG TGAAGGTCTTGGTGTTCCTTACGATGCCTATTGAGCGTACTTCAAATGATATTTCACAACAAATAGAGTATCTATGGCAATTGAAGTCTTCAATTACTTGTAGTGATGTTGTGGCAGTGATAGTCTCACTTCTAGAAAGCCCATTGGAAAGTTTGGAATG TGAAACATTCACCGAAGATGACTGGAAATTGGTGCAACTGGTACTTACATTATTTCGTAATGTACTAGCAATTCAAGAAATCTCATTGCAGCAGAAGTCTGGGGGATCTGCTAATCAATTTTTATTACTGAGAGATAGATTTTTGGAACTACTGTTCCGTGAGAATCTTATGGACTTAATTTTAGTTATAAGTCAACATATTGATGGTTCTTGTGGTTTTCTCCATCATGATAAGTTCCTTTTGTTGGAGATTTTCCACTACATATTTATGGGTCAAGAGCCAGAGTTAGTTGCCAAAGCGCATCTGAAAGGTTTTAAG GTGGATGAAGACACCAAATCTTCTGTTGGTAGTCTCAAGTCCAttatggaggaagaagaagagaaaagaaggcTTTCTAGATTACAGAATATGGTTCGTCATTCTCAGTTTAGTGGGACATTTACACGGCTTACCATG GATGGTTCAAAGGCAGTTCTAAAGGGAAACCCGACTTCTGCGACTCGAGATATCCTGCTTAAACACCACAATGTTCCTCGGGGTCCAGTAAAAAGGATTGCATGGGACATTGGAAGACTAACTTCAACAAAGGATAAAATTTTGGAGTTGCTTCATGATTTTGTGAGCCAGTTTCTATTGGGGGCTTACAATG TTTTGATGCAATCGATTCGTGAAGATATTGAAAAGGAGCATCATGCAGTTCAGAACAGTGATGTCATGGTGTTCTTTCAGGTTGCTCAGTTTGTTACTTCCTATCAATATCACAAGCTTTTAAAATCTAAG CCAAATGTGGGATCAGACATTTTTGAAGCTTTTGCTGATAAAGATGCTGATAGCACAATTTTTAGAGGTGATATATGTGGTCCAATCGCTCAATCAATGAATGAGCCAATGTTCCAACTTGTCATTTTGAAGTGGCGTAGTGCATTCGAGGGGCTAAAGGAAACAAATAACTATAAATTCCTCTCTGCAGCTGGTTCTCTTATGAAAACAATg ATTTGCATGCTAGATTTGGTGCTTAAGTTATTGCCCGAAGAGTCTAAGGAGCCTCGCACAACTCGCATCCTTCTTTACAAGTTATTTTATGACCAGACGGATCAAGGGATTACACAGTTCCTTTTAAATTTGATCAGAATGTTTGACACGCACAAACAACCAAAAAG TGATCTTGCAGATTTGATTGAgattatacataaaattgtgCGGCTCATGGAGAACCTTCAAGCACGAGGAACATtgagg GTTGCTAGGAAATCaaggagaaagaggaagaagtcATCGAGCAGCAAGGAAACAGAAAATGAACAACTTGGAGATTGTGTCACCATTCAGAATGAGTTTGGAATCTCTAATAATGAGCAATCAGCAGATATGAGCATCTGCCACCAGGGAAGCCAAACAAGTACAAATACTAACGGGAAAGAAAACATTGTTATACCTGCTCCAGTTGATGAACCTGAAATGGCTGTGTCACAGACAAGGAAACTTAAAGGCAGTCTGCCAGAGATGGGCAACAAAGGTGCCAATCAAGCTAATGATGATCTTTGTTATGGCACTGATGATTCTTCTGGTGAGGAGCAACTAGATGCAACTGATGAAGTTGATTTTAACCTATCAACTTTGATCTCTGCTTTTGCAAACAACAACATTATACATAGATTATGTTGGTTGCTTAAGTTTTATAAGAGCAATTCTGCTAGTACAAATCACTACATAATATGCCTGTTGCGAAGGATTACTGAGGACTTGGAGCTCTCTCCAATGCTGTATcag ATATCAATCCTCACAATCTTTCATAATATCTTGGTTGAGCAGAACTCATGCCCAtcaaaagaatatgaaaatctcATTGATTTCTTGAAGAGTTTGGTAAGAAGGATGctaaggaaaatgaaaattcaaCCCCTTCTCTTCGTGGAAGCCCTCTTTTGGAAGACCCGCAAAGAGTGCCATTTTATTAATGCTGAATATTTAGTGCATGAGATTGGTTCTTTGAAGAAAGGAGTTAAGAACGGGGACAATGTTCCTGGGGATGGAGAAATTGGTCCATCGCAGGCCAACAGATGGAATGTTAGGAGCATAGCAGATGCACTTGGTGAAGATGAAGCGGATGTTGTGATCTCTCATGAGCTAGGCTATCAGAG TATGGAAGAAAATTCTGACAAAGCAGGAGGCATCAAAGAAAATTCTGATAA TATAAGCCAGTCCATGGAACAAGAATCTGAGAGTGCTCCTAGAAGAAAGAGGAGACTTTTTCTTGGTGGTGAGATGGAGGGAAAAATTAAGGATCTCTATGAGAA GTTCAAAGATGACCAGCATTGTAGTCATCTTATTGCGAAAGTTATAGATCCTGATGGTAATGTTTCACCAGCACAAGTTTCTAATAAGCTTAGAAAGCTAGGACTGAAAGTTGCACCAAGGAAAAAgatgttatatgttgatgagCATGAGGGAGAAAGAAAGGTAGTGGAAAGACCTCATGAATCAGATGTTTTAGAAGGAAGTTCATTGAGTCGGACTCT gcACTCTAGAAAGAGAATACGGGCCTTTAGTGAAGATGAGGAGGGTATGATCAGGGCTCTGTATGAGAA ATTCAAAGAGCATAAGAGATGTAGCTACATGATTGCGAAAGCATTGGATTCAGATGGTAAATTTACGGCACTCCAAGTTTCTCATAAACTTAAGCAACTCGGCTTATGTGTTCCTCGACGTAAGATGTCTGAAGCCAACAAGCATCTGAAGGATGAGAATCTTAATGATTCCTTTAGAGATGCGTCACATGACTCTGATGATGAAACATTGCTATCACTAATGAATAG GAAAGCTAAAAGGTCCCTTCCTCAGTCAAAGCATGAGAGTGTCACTGCTATCTCGATTCAGAGGACAAGTCAAAGTGATTATGGAAACGAAGCTTCAGAAGTTGATATAGAATG GGATGGTAGCGACCATGGCAGAAAGTTGGAACCTGCAGGAATTGATATAGATGTTGCTTTTAGCCAAGACGGTCTGAATGGCAGTGCAGAAGCTGAAGTGACTCGCAGTGGCAGTGGTAATTTGATGGTTGTTGCAGCTGTGAACAATTTGGATCATTTGTCAGGTCAGCAAAGAGATGATGAGTTGACAGTTTTGGAGGATAATGTGGCTCTTATTGCATCTCCGAAAAGGTCTCTAAGGAGAAGGATTGGAAGAAATGGATCCATAGGTGTTGCACCGGATAATTTAGACCATTTGTCACATCAGCAAATGGACGATGAGTTGGCAGATTCAGGGGATGAAGTGGCTCCTAGTGTTTCGCCAAAGAATGCTGTAACTAGAAGGAAGTTGAGGGTGGTACTTGATCTTGAGGATGACTGA
- the LOC109010855 gene encoding protein timeless homolog isoform X2 — MDTEGLSIICAGLGIAEEDENGNRVGYSKGEYCLDNLKDLLRFLRRDDPQTRDVFKQVCKWNTVSKDLIPIIEHCQDDYNLVLNAVKVLVFLTMPIERTSNDISQQIEYLWQLKSSITCSDVVAVIVSLLESPLESLECETFTEDDWKLVQLVLTLFRNVLAIQEISLQQKSGGSANQFLLLRDRFLELLFRENLMDLILVISQHIDGSCGFLHHDKFLLLEIFHYIFMGQEPELVAKAHLKGFKVDEDTKSSVGSLKSIMEEEEEKRRLSRLQNMVRHSQFSGTFTRLTMDGSKAVLKGNPTSATRDILLKHHNVPRGPVKRIAWDIGRLTSTKDKILELLHDFVSQFLLGAYNVLMQSIREDIEKEHHAVQNSDVMVFFQVAQFVTSYQYHKLLKSKPNVGSDIFEAFADKDADSTIFRGDICGPIAQSMNEPMFQLVILKWRSAFEGLKETNNYKFLSAAGSLMKTMICMLDLVLKLLPEESKEPRTTRILLYKLFYDQTDQGITQFLLNLIRMFDTHKQPKSDLADLIEIIHKIVRLMENLQARGTLRVARKSRRKRKKSSSSKETENEQLGDCVTIQNEFGISNNEQSADMSICHQGSQTSTNTNGKENIVIPAPVDEPEMAVSQTRKLKGSLPEMGNKGANQANDDLCYGTDDSSGEEQLDATDEVDFNLSTLISAFANNNIIHRLCWLLKFYKSNSASTNHYIICLLRRITEDLELSPMLYQISILTIFHNILVEQNSCPSKEYENLIDFLKSLVRRMLRKMKIQPLLFVEALFWKTRKECHFINAEYLVHEIGSLKKGVKNGDNVPGDGEIGPSQANRWNVRSIADALGEDEADVVISHELGYQSMEENSDKAGGIKENSDNISQSMEQESESAPRRKRRLFLGGEMEGKIKDLYEKHSRKRIRAFSEDEEGMIRALYEKFKEHKRCSYMIAKALDSDGKFTALQVSHKLKQLGLCVPRRKMSEANKHLKDENLNDSFRDASHDSDDETLLSLMNRKAKRSLPQSKHESVTAISIQRTSQSDYGNEASEVDIEWDGSDHGRKLEPAGIDIDVAFSQDGLNGSAEAEVTRSGSGNLMVVAAVNNLDHLSGQQRDDELTVLEDNVALIASPKRSLRRRIGRNGSIGVAPDNLDHLSHQQMDDELADSGDEVAPSVSPKNAVTRRKLRVVLDLEDD; from the exons ATGGACACGGAAGGCTTATCGATAATCTGTGCCGGTCTCGGAATCGCCGAGGAGGACGAGAATGGCAATCGGGTCGGTTACTCAAAGGGCGAGTACTGTCTAG ATAATTTGAAGGATTTGCTGAGGTTTTTGAGGCGTGACGATCCACAAACTCGTGATGTGTTTAAGCAAGTCTGTAAATGGAACACTGTATCAAAAGATTTGATACCTATTATTGAACACTGCCAAGATGATTATAACTTGGTTTTAAATGCAG TGAAGGTCTTGGTGTTCCTTACGATGCCTATTGAGCGTACTTCAAATGATATTTCACAACAAATAGAGTATCTATGGCAATTGAAGTCTTCAATTACTTGTAGTGATGTTGTGGCAGTGATAGTCTCACTTCTAGAAAGCCCATTGGAAAGTTTGGAATG TGAAACATTCACCGAAGATGACTGGAAATTGGTGCAACTGGTACTTACATTATTTCGTAATGTACTAGCAATTCAAGAAATCTCATTGCAGCAGAAGTCTGGGGGATCTGCTAATCAATTTTTATTACTGAGAGATAGATTTTTGGAACTACTGTTCCGTGAGAATCTTATGGACTTAATTTTAGTTATAAGTCAACATATTGATGGTTCTTGTGGTTTTCTCCATCATGATAAGTTCCTTTTGTTGGAGATTTTCCACTACATATTTATGGGTCAAGAGCCAGAGTTAGTTGCCAAAGCGCATCTGAAAGGTTTTAAG GTGGATGAAGACACCAAATCTTCTGTTGGTAGTCTCAAGTCCAttatggaggaagaagaagagaaaagaaggcTTTCTAGATTACAGAATATGGTTCGTCATTCTCAGTTTAGTGGGACATTTACACGGCTTACCATG GATGGTTCAAAGGCAGTTCTAAAGGGAAACCCGACTTCTGCGACTCGAGATATCCTGCTTAAACACCACAATGTTCCTCGGGGTCCAGTAAAAAGGATTGCATGGGACATTGGAAGACTAACTTCAACAAAGGATAAAATTTTGGAGTTGCTTCATGATTTTGTGAGCCAGTTTCTATTGGGGGCTTACAATG TTTTGATGCAATCGATTCGTGAAGATATTGAAAAGGAGCATCATGCAGTTCAGAACAGTGATGTCATGGTGTTCTTTCAGGTTGCTCAGTTTGTTACTTCCTATCAATATCACAAGCTTTTAAAATCTAAG CCAAATGTGGGATCAGACATTTTTGAAGCTTTTGCTGATAAAGATGCTGATAGCACAATTTTTAGAGGTGATATATGTGGTCCAATCGCTCAATCAATGAATGAGCCAATGTTCCAACTTGTCATTTTGAAGTGGCGTAGTGCATTCGAGGGGCTAAAGGAAACAAATAACTATAAATTCCTCTCTGCAGCTGGTTCTCTTATGAAAACAATg ATTTGCATGCTAGATTTGGTGCTTAAGTTATTGCCCGAAGAGTCTAAGGAGCCTCGCACAACTCGCATCCTTCTTTACAAGTTATTTTATGACCAGACGGATCAAGGGATTACACAGTTCCTTTTAAATTTGATCAGAATGTTTGACACGCACAAACAACCAAAAAG TGATCTTGCAGATTTGATTGAgattatacataaaattgtgCGGCTCATGGAGAACCTTCAAGCACGAGGAACATtgagg GTTGCTAGGAAATCaaggagaaagaggaagaagtcATCGAGCAGCAAGGAAACAGAAAATGAACAACTTGGAGATTGTGTCACCATTCAGAATGAGTTTGGAATCTCTAATAATGAGCAATCAGCAGATATGAGCATCTGCCACCAGGGAAGCCAAACAAGTACAAATACTAACGGGAAAGAAAACATTGTTATACCTGCTCCAGTTGATGAACCTGAAATGGCTGTGTCACAGACAAGGAAACTTAAAGGCAGTCTGCCAGAGATGGGCAACAAAGGTGCCAATCAAGCTAATGATGATCTTTGTTATGGCACTGATGATTCTTCTGGTGAGGAGCAACTAGATGCAACTGATGAAGTTGATTTTAACCTATCAACTTTGATCTCTGCTTTTGCAAACAACAACATTATACATAGATTATGTTGGTTGCTTAAGTTTTATAAGAGCAATTCTGCTAGTACAAATCACTACATAATATGCCTGTTGCGAAGGATTACTGAGGACTTGGAGCTCTCTCCAATGCTGTATcag ATATCAATCCTCACAATCTTTCATAATATCTTGGTTGAGCAGAACTCATGCCCAtcaaaagaatatgaaaatctcATTGATTTCTTGAAGAGTTTGGTAAGAAGGATGctaaggaaaatgaaaattcaaCCCCTTCTCTTCGTGGAAGCCCTCTTTTGGAAGACCCGCAAAGAGTGCCATTTTATTAATGCTGAATATTTAGTGCATGAGATTGGTTCTTTGAAGAAAGGAGTTAAGAACGGGGACAATGTTCCTGGGGATGGAGAAATTGGTCCATCGCAGGCCAACAGATGGAATGTTAGGAGCATAGCAGATGCACTTGGTGAAGATGAAGCGGATGTTGTGATCTCTCATGAGCTAGGCTATCAGAG TATGGAAGAAAATTCTGACAAAGCAGGAGGCATCAAAGAAAATTCTGATAA TATAAGCCAGTCCATGGAACAAGAATCTGAGAGTGCTCCTAGAAGAAAGAGGAGACTTTTTCTTGGTGGTGAGATGGAGGGAAAAATTAAGGATCTCTATGAGAA gcACTCTAGAAAGAGAATACGGGCCTTTAGTGAAGATGAGGAGGGTATGATCAGGGCTCTGTATGAGAA ATTCAAAGAGCATAAGAGATGTAGCTACATGATTGCGAAAGCATTGGATTCAGATGGTAAATTTACGGCACTCCAAGTTTCTCATAAACTTAAGCAACTCGGCTTATGTGTTCCTCGACGTAAGATGTCTGAAGCCAACAAGCATCTGAAGGATGAGAATCTTAATGATTCCTTTAGAGATGCGTCACATGACTCTGATGATGAAACATTGCTATCACTAATGAATAG GAAAGCTAAAAGGTCCCTTCCTCAGTCAAAGCATGAGAGTGTCACTGCTATCTCGATTCAGAGGACAAGTCAAAGTGATTATGGAAACGAAGCTTCAGAAGTTGATATAGAATG GGATGGTAGCGACCATGGCAGAAAGTTGGAACCTGCAGGAATTGATATAGATGTTGCTTTTAGCCAAGACGGTCTGAATGGCAGTGCAGAAGCTGAAGTGACTCGCAGTGGCAGTGGTAATTTGATGGTTGTTGCAGCTGTGAACAATTTGGATCATTTGTCAGGTCAGCAAAGAGATGATGAGTTGACAGTTTTGGAGGATAATGTGGCTCTTATTGCATCTCCGAAAAGGTCTCTAAGGAGAAGGATTGGAAGAAATGGATCCATAGGTGTTGCACCGGATAATTTAGACCATTTGTCACATCAGCAAATGGACGATGAGTTGGCAGATTCAGGGGATGAAGTGGCTCCTAGTGTTTCGCCAAAGAATGCTGTAACTAGAAGGAAGTTGAGGGTGGTACTTGATCTTGAGGATGACTGA